The nucleotide sequence GGCAAGCTGAAAATGGATTTTGCCTATTATGTCATGGATGAGGGCAATTATTTTGGCTCCACAGAAGACAGCAGTCGTTATTCCTATGACGTGGTGAATGAAAGCGGAGACGGTTACGAAGAAGAGCACCAGTTCAATATCCGAGCCGTTTATCCCGTTGAAATGGGCGCTGTCAAAACTGATTTGGGAGGTTCCCTGCAGTACGGAATGCTGGACAGCAACGGCCCCCAGGATGACGGTAGTCACTGGGCCGGATCCATTCACGCGGTCAATAAGTTCAACAACTGGAACCTGACTGCACAGCTTACCTATTACGATTATGACGTAGAAAAGCCCGACGGCAGCACTGCTGACCTAGTTCAATTTGGTGCATATGATTTTCCAACCCTGGTAGCTGCAGAGGCCTGGATTCCAGCTGTCTCCCTGAGCTACTACCTGGAAACCCCGCAGATCGATTTTCTTGACTATATGATTCCGTATGTTGAGTATTCCTCCATTATCAAGGATGAAAGCGACTTCAATGACAGTGAAATGTGGGTCCTGGGTGCTGCCTGGGCCCGCGGCGGATGGTATATATATACCGACTTGGCTTACTCTAACGGCAATGATTTTGTCGGTGGCGAACCTTTTAATGATTCCTATAATAATCGATTTGGGGACAATCCGAATGATGAATGGCAGTACCGCTTCAACATCAACTTTGGCTATTATTTCTAAGCAAATGGCGTAAAGCCAAATTGCACTAAAAAAAGCATGACCTGAAAAGGCCCGGGTTTCGAGAAATCGAAATCCGGGCCTTTTTTTTGCCGGAGCGCGCCCGTCTCGTGCGGCCCGGCGTTGGTGCCGCCCCCTGACGGTCGCGCACTCGGGCCGGGCAGTTCTAAGGCTTGCTCCGCTGCGGCCGAAGTAATTCGGCCGCGGCCGCTTCGCTTCGCCAAGAACTGCTGGCCGGCCCAACGTGCAATGCGCCGCCAGGAGGCGGCATCAACGCCGGACCGTACGGGAAAACGCTTGTTTCTGTCCGGACCAGGGAAACCGAAGGCTTTAGCCAAATCGGAAATGCTATGGCCATGCGTGTCCCATCGACATATAGATCTACACGCTGTGTACCACTAATATCGAGGGTTTTCGGATTTTTTTCGGAGTTATCGATTTCAGCTTTAACCAGAAATGGCATATATAAAAATCAAGCACTTATATCCAATATTTTGGCTTTTTCAAAATCGATGGGACAGTAGTGAAATGGGGAAAATACCCCGAGAGGCTGGACAACGGGGCGCGGGCGGGGGATGGTTTGTGAATTGCATTGAGCGCGCCAGCGGTCAGCAAGGCACAAACCATACCGCGACCGGCCCCGTGCGAAAACCGGGGCAAATTCAAAATCCGGGGAAAATGCGAAAATCTTGAGCAAACAAGAGCCGCCGGTCAAACAGGTTATAAATCTGCTCTAATCCTTGAAAACAAGCTTTCCACCGATTAAACCGGCTACCACTGCTGCGGCCAGCATAATCAGATTCAAAAACACAAAACCGGCCTGACGGGCTGCCCCGCCGGACAAAATCTCCGGGTTGACAACATACCAGATCACCACCAGCAGACAGGTGACGGTCACAATCAACGCGGTGATGATCTTGAAGATAAAAATAGTGGTCCATGAACCGCCGTATTTGCGCTGCCAGGCATTGTAACCGGTATAGAGCACTGCCGGCATTGCGATTAACACCACCACGCTGTTGTAAAACGCTGCCGTGGCAAAACCCTGGCCTGTGCACCAGAGGGCGAGAAGGACAAACAGAACAGATACCGGCAGTACCCCGTTGGGGATGTGCACGGACACGGGATGGGCATGATGCCGGATCATCTGGCCATTGGCAAACTCGATCCAGCCCTTTTTGCCGGAACCCTTTTGCCCGGATGCGCTTTGTCCTGTTTGGGACTTTTGTTTTGAACCCGGGCTTTGGGCTTTTGCCTTCTCAGCCATGGCCTTTTCCCGCTCAAGCTGTTTTTCGCTTTTTTTGGCCTGGATCTCTTTGGCTTCCGCATCACTGACTTCAACAAACTTGCTTTTATCCGCCCCGCATACCGGACAGGTCTCCGGCGGCTGATCCCCCTCGTGAATGTAGTTGCAGACCGTGCACCGCCATTTTTTCATTTTGGACTTTCTCCTTTTTTTAAAAATAATGAAAGGGTCACAAACGTTTTTTCCATCGCTTGATGTTTTTCAGGAAGAAAGCCCTGCGGTCGGAGTTTTGGTTTTTTCGCTCCTGACCGTTTACGGATTCAGCCAATGCCTTCGCTAAAATTTCAAAAACTCGGCCTGCCGGCCTCAAACAATTTGAAATTTTTTAGCTCCGGCATTTGCTGAATTTTTCCGTAAACGCTCAATGTCGCTTCAAAAACCAAAACCCCGACCTTGGCTTTCTTGGAAACTTGTTGGAAGATTGTCCCCGCATAACAATATATGATTTTGCTTAAAAATGCTTCTCCGGACCGCATCCCGGGACCAAGCTATAACAGTAACTTTTTCTGAAGTTACTTAGATGTGTTGCTCCGGACCCCCTGGTGTGAAACTTTGCACACAGTCGGCCATGATGCCGGCCCGGGGGTGGTTTGCGAGTCGCATTGAGCGCGCCAGCGGTCAGCAGGGAGCAAACCGCCGCCGGGCCGGCATCATGCGAAAATCATAGAACCAAACACGAACAGCAACTTTTTTGAAACTTACTGGAATTTCAGTTTCTTGCCCCGGGATCACTTGCCATCACCCGCGCCGATCAGAGGCAGGGTCTTATCCACCCGAAAAGTGACCAGATAAAGATCCGTATTGTCCGGGTCCGCATCTGTTGTGGGACACCGCCGCTTCATGGACCGGATTTTCTCAACATCGCTTTCCTCGCCGGTTCTTGTCAGATACAGCCGGCAGCCCTTGTAGCCCGGGCCCTTCTCCATAAACAGAAAGGATGCCTTTGGATTTTCCAGCAGATTTTTCCGGGTCAGCCGATCGCGCATGATCATGGCCACAGAGCCGTCTTCGAGCACATGGGGCCTTGCATAGACAGCAGCGTTGACGTTTCCGGCCGCATCGGCCGTGGCCATGATGCCGGTGCCTTCAGTTTCTTCAAAATACGATTTCAGATCCTTCTGCATTTGTCCTCTCCTTGTGATGCAATGGTTTGCTATTTCAAACATAAACTTCGTATCGGATATTTTCCACAAATATAGCAATGATTGCGCCTGTGCGCAAAAAGAATGCAGGAGATATGCGCAAAACCCCTTTTTTCAGAAAAATCAAACCGCCTCCTGTCCTGGATGCTTGACACCCCGGCATCAAACGCTATACTTGAATACAGACCCGCATATAAGCATCGGCAACCCGGAAAAAAACGGAGAAAAAACCAAATGACGGAAAAAAGCACCTGGTCGCTGAAATCTTTCATGGCGCAGGCAGACGTTGGAAAAACCGTCAGCAGCGCCAGTTCCGCCTTGTCAGAACGCCTCGGATTCATCCCCCCCGTATGCGAAGTCTTCAAATCCCCTTTTATCCGGCTGGAAACAGAAAACCGTTATGGTTTCCAAATCCACCCCTCGGCCCGGGAAAGCCTGCCCGATATCATTGACAACCCGGTGGAGGGCATTGTGGGCGCAGATCAGCCGGACCCGGCAGCCAAACCTTCGGACAGGCGGCTTAACATCGGCATTGTGTTTTCCGGCGGGCCGGCCCCGGGAGGGCATAACGTGATTGCCGGGGTATTTGACGCCATGTTTGCGGCCAATGAAAACAGCCGCCTTTTCGGATTTCTTTTGGGTCCTGACGGTATCCTGGAAAACAATTACATGGAAATCACCCGGGAAAAAGTCGATGCCTACCGCAACCTGGGCGGCTTTACCATGATCGGAACCGGAAGATCCAAAATCGACACACCGGATAAAATGGCTCTGGCCCGCCAGCACTGCCTTGATTTGAACCTGGATGCCCTGGTGATCGTGGGCGGCGATGATTCCAACACCAATGCCGCGTTCATGGCCCAGGAGTTTTTCAATGACGGCATACAGGTCATTGGCGTGCCCAAGACCATTGACGGGGACATCCAGGTGCGGGACAAAAACAGCGAGTTGTTGTGTGCCATGTCCTTTGGCTTTCACACCGCGGCCCGGGCCTTTGCCCACAATGTCAGCGGGCTGTGTGCGGACTGCAGCTCAGATGTGAAATACTGGCATATCTGCAAGGTCATGGGGCGGGTGGCCAGCCACCTGGCCCTGGAAGTGGGCCTGCAGGTCCATCCCAATATTACACTTATTGGCGAGGAAGTGGCTGATTTCATTGACGAGGAGCGGATTGAAAAAGCCCGTGAGCAGGGAACCGTGGATTACACCGCCTATGGCATGACACTTCGGCACGTCTCCCGGCTGATCTGCGACGGCATTGTCAAGCGGGCGGCTGCGGGCAAAAATTACGGCGTGATTGTCATGCCCGAGGGGTTGCTGGAATTTATCAATGAAATCCAGGTATTTATCATCAAGCTCAATACCATTATCGCAGACTACAACCAGACCCATGACACGGATTTTCACTCGGATTTCCCGACCCTGGACGACAAGCTCGACCATTTGCGGCGCATGGCCCGCATGGCCCGGGAAAACCATATTTTCACGGTCTGGAATACCCGGGATGACGACCTGTTTAATGTCCTGCCCCCGTTTTTCCAGGAAGGCCTGCTCACGGAGCGAGATAGCCACGGCAACTTCCAGTTCTCCCAGGTGGAAACCGACAAGGTGATCATGGGCCTGGTCAAGGATTACCTCAAAACCCTGGCCGAGCAGGGCGTCTATAAAATCGGCATCGAACGGGGCTGGTATGCCCGGACCATGGAAAAAGGCGGCCTGGATCCGAAAACCTACGGCCGGGCCCTGTTTCAAAACTTTGACACCGATGATGCCTTTCTGCTGGTCAAAAAATCCGCGGTTTCGGTAAAAACCTTAAAACAGACCCTGGCCCGGGAAGGGGTTTTGGATGAAAGCAAAGACATTCCCAAACCCATTGACAAAATCTACAAGGCCTCCATGCCCAAATTCAAAACCCAGAATCATTTCTACGGCTATGACGGCCGGGGAAATGATCCCACCTGGTTTGACTGCACCTACACCTACAATCTGGGGCGAACCGTATTTGCCTTGATCGCCTGCGGAGCCACCGGGCAGATGGCAGCCATTAAGAACCTGGAAAAAGATTTTTCCGACTGGACGCCTCTGGGCATCCCCATTGCTCCCCTGATGCACCTCGAGGAACGCAAGGGGAAACTGGCCCTGGTGCTGGAAAAATCCCTTGTGGACATTGAAGCCCCGGCCTTTCGGGTGTTTTCCGCAATGCGGGAGAAATGGCTGGCCGCCGAACCCGGACCGGATTGTTACCGCAGGCCCGGACCCATCCGCTATTCAGGCGAAAGCGAGGATTCCCGGCCCATTACCCTGGTGTTAAACGAACTGGGACGCCAATAAAAAAAAGCGGGGCGCATGCAAAAACACTGCGCCCCGCCCTCATTTTCCAATCGGGTTTCTAAACCGATTTTTTCCCGGCCGAATCTTTTGGCCTAAGCTGAGTTCAGGATTGGATCAGCTTGCCCATTTGCTCCACGATCCGGTCAAAGGCCTGTGTCACAGCCGAATCCGCGTACGCACGCATATAGGACTGGCCGGCATCGCCGGACTTGACCATGTTGGCATCAAAAGGAATCCGGCCCAGAAAATTGAGCCCGAACTGCTGCGCGGTTTTCTCTCCGCCGCCGGAACCAAACAGCTCAATGGTTTCGCCGCAGTGGGGACAGGCATAGCCGCTCATGTTCTCGATGACGCCGAATACCGGCATTTCCACCTTGCTGCAGAAGTTGATGGATTTGCGCACGTCTGAAAGGGCCACCTCCTGGGGAGTGGTCACGATAATGGCCTGGGCGTCGGGAATGGTCTGGGCCACGCTCATGGGCTCATCTCCGGTGCCCGGAGGCGAGTCCACGATCAGAAAATCCAGTTCCCCCCAGTCCACGTCAGATACAAACTGGGTGATGGCCGAATGCTTGAGCGGCCCCCGCCAAATAACGGCTGAATCCTTGTCCGGCATGAGCCCCTCAATGGAAATGGCCGCCAAGTGGTCGCTGTAGCGCATTGGGGCGAGCTTTTTGCCGTCTCCGGTGAGCATGCCGGACAAACCCAGCATCCTGGGCACATCCGGGCCGTGCACATCCACATCCATAATGCCCACCTGATATCCCTTTTCTGCCAGGGCCATGGCCAGGTTCACAGACACGCTGGTTTTGCCCACGCCGCCCTTGCCGCTCATGACCACGAACTTGTTTTTGATTTTGGCAAGGGTTTCCTTGACCGACTGTTCCTGCTGCTGTTGCTGTTGTTGCTGCTGTTGCTGCTGGGCTTGCTGCGAGTCGCATCCGCCCTGCTGACACTTTTCCATAATTGACTGCTCCTTATATGCAAAATAAAATGAACAATTCAAAAGCCGGCGCCTATCGGCACTCTGAGGGCTTGCTCTCTGAGGGCCCAACCCGGCCTACCTGCATATCCCCGCACTCCGGGCAATTCTCCGGCCGGCCGGTTCCGCACGGCAACACCCACTGATGGTTGCATACCTTACAGCCGAATCGTCGCTCCGTATCCACAAACCGGTAGGAACCCCCTTCAATGCGGATGGCCCTGCCGTTTATCAGGGCATCGGCCACCACCTTGCGCGCTTGTTCGATGATCCGGCCGAAAGTGGCCCTGGAAACACCCATGAGCTCTCCTGCGGCCTCATGGGAGAATCCTTCATAATCAGCCAGCCGGATGGCTTCGCACTCATCCACTGTCAGAACACTTTCCGACAGTTCCTTCATGGGAATCCCCCGGGGCTTGAAATAACTGACATTCGGATTGTATGCGACATTGCGTTTTTTATGCGGTCTCCCCATTTTTCTCCACCTTATGAGTATAATCTCAAAATATTAAAATATGTACTTGCCGCCCTCTTGTCAAGGCCGGATTTTTCCCTAAGCAGACAGCCTGTTCGGGCCCTGAATCCTGACAGATAACTTTCAGGATCGCCTTATGATTTAAGCCGCTGACGTATGGATGCCGCATGTGCGGACAAACCCTCAATTTCGGCCAGACCGGCAATGGCGTCGGCTTCGCGTTCAAACGCATCCTTTGAATAATAAACCACGCTGGACTGTTTGACAAAGCAGTCAACCGAAAGGGCCGATGAAAACCGGGCTGAACCGCCGGTGGGCAGCACGTGGTTGGGGCCGGCCATGTAATCGCCCACCGGCTCGGGGGTATAGGCGCCAAGGAAAACCGCCCCGGCGTTTTTGACCAGCGGCAGCCAGGCAAACGGGTCCCGGATCTGCAATTCCAGGTGCTCCGGAGCGATCCGGTTGGACAGGGCCATGGCCGCGGAAATATCGCCAACCACAAAAACCGCACCAAAATCTTCTATGGACTGCTCTGCGATCTGTTTTCTGGAAAGCCCGGCCAGTTGGTGCTGAACCTCGGATTTCACTGATTGGACCAGTTCCCGGGATGTGGCCACGAGTATGGCCGATGACAGAGGATCGTGCTCGGCCTGGGACAGCAGATCGGCTGCGATAAAGCCCGGATCGGCTGTTTCATCGGCGACCACCAGGATTTCACTGGGCCCGGCGATCATATCCACGCCCACGAATGCAGAAACGATTTTCTTGGCCAGGGTCACGTAAATATTTCCCGGCCCCACGATCACATCCACCGGGGCAATGGTCTTTGTGCCGTGGGCCAGGGCAGCCACAGCCCAGGCGCTGCCGGTTTTATAAATCTCAGTGACCCCGACCCGATCTGCAGCAGCCAGCAGATGGGCATTGATTGTGCCGTCTTCCATGGGCGGGGTGACCATGACAACCCGGCTGACACCGGCAATGGCAGCCGGTATGGCGCCCATGAGCACCGATGACACCAAAGGCGTTGTGCCTCCCTTTGCCCCGGGAACATAAACTCCGGCCGCATCCACTGGATTGGTCAACTGGCCCAGCACCACGCCCTGGCGGTCAGCGGTAAACCAGGAATTGCGCACCTGTCTGCGGTGAAAAGCCTCAATCTGGGATGCAGCCGTATCAAGGGCGGACAGAAATTCTGAACTCACAAAATTGCGTGCGGCCTCCATTTCTGTATCTGTCACCCTGAGCCCGGAAATCTCCATTCCGGGGGCATCAAAGCGGTTGGTATATTCCATAACCGCTTCATCGCCGCGGGTACGCACATCCCCGATAATGGCGGCCACATTTTGATAATCGGCCGCACCCGCATCCAGGCCCCGGTTGACAATTGCCTGAATCCGGTTTTCCGCCTCAGCAGAGGGGTAATCATAGATCTTCATTTTCCACTTCTCCAGCGCTGAGATTCAACCCGGTCTTACGGCCTGACCGGATCAATGGCCCGAAATTTTCCGGGGTTTTTAAAATTTTTCTCTGTTTTATGGCAAAGCCGGGCAGATGTCAACAAGCCGGCCGCGCCTGCCGATGACCCGACCCTGGCAAAAACAATGCAACTATCTGCAATTTCCGACAATCATTAGTTGTTGACTTATTTTAACAATTATGTAATACTTAATGTTTATGTTTTATTTTGTTATGCGCTTGTAAAAAGTCTGATTACAGACGGCTTTGTAAAAAGTTCAATATCAATCGGAGGAACCCTTTATGGAAGTCAATCGAATTTGCAATTTCAATGCCGGCCCGGCTGCCCTGCCCGAGCCGGTGCTCCAGGAACTGCAGGAAAATGTACTGAATTTTCAAAACTGCTGCATGTCCATTCTGGAAATCAGTCACCGGTCCAACGACTTTGACAATGTGATCAATGATGCCGTGGCCCGCACCAAGCGTCTTTTGGGCATCGGGGACAACTATCACGTCCTGTTTCTCCAGGGCGGTGCCAGCCTGCAGTTTGCCATGATCCCAATGAACTTTCTTGCAGAAGGGCGAACGGCCGATTACATCAACACCGGCACCTGGTCCACCAAGGCCATCAAGGAAGCCCAAATCCAGAAAAAGAACTTTAACGTGGCCGCCTCTTCCGAGGACCGCAATTTTGCCTACATTCCCAAGGAGTTCTCCTTTAACCCGGATGCCACATTTGTCCACATCACCTCCAACAACACCATCAAAGGAACCCAGTGGGATCAGTTTCCGGACACAGGCGATGTCCCCCTGATAGCGGACATGTCCTCGGATTTCATGTGCCGGCCCATTGACATGTCCAAATTCGGCATGATCTATGTGGGCGCACAGAAAAATATCGGCCCGGCCGGGGTTTGCATGGTGATTGTGCGCGATGATATGCTCAAACTCATTCCCGACGGTCTGCCCACCATGCTGGACTACCGCACCCATGTGGAGAAAAACTCCATGTACAACACCCCGCCCTGCTTTGCCATCTACACGGTGCAGCTGGTGCTCAAGTGGCTGGAGGAAACTGTTGGCGGACTGGGGGAGATGGAAAAAATCAACCGGAAAAAGGCGGAACTGCTTTATGCCGCATTTGATGAAAGCGATTTTTACAAGGGAACCGCGGATCTCGACAGCCGTTCAATGATGAATGTTACTTTCCGGCTTCCCAGCGAGGAACTGGAAAAGAAATTCATTGACCAGGCCGCGCAAAACGGTCTTGGCGGTCTTAAGGGCCATCGCTCGGTTGGCGGCTGCCGGGCCTCGATCTATAACGCCACCACCGTGGAAAACGTTGAAAAGCTGATATCCTTTATGAAGGAATTTGAAAACCGGAACAAATAATGGCCTTGGTAAAGGACAAACGAAAAGCCCATAAAAAAGGCTGCCGGGCCAACCCGGCAGCCTTTTATTTTCAATCCGACAAGGGCGGCGGTATCAATCCACCGCCCTGTCTTGTCTATACCAGCTCAAACACAGCCGCAGCACCCATGCCGCCGCCGATGCACATGGATTCCACGCCGTATTTCACGCCGCGTTCTTTCATCTCGTTGATCACCTGGGCGCAGAGCTTGGCGCCGGTGCAGCCCAGGGGGTGGCCCAGGGCGATGGCACCGCCGTTGACATTGACAATGCGCTTGTCACTGTCAGAGGTCCACAGGCTCTTGTCATCATACATCCCGAGCTGCTGCAGGCAGTAGATGGCCTGGGAGGCAAAGGCCTCGTTGACTTCAAAAATGCCGATATCCTCGACCTTAAGCCCGGCCATGTCCAGGACCTTGGGAATTGCGTAAGCAGGCCCCACGCCCATTTCATCGGCCCTGCAGCCGGCCACGGTATAGGTTTTGACTTTTGCAATGGGCTCCAGGTTGTATTTCTTCAGGGCCTCTTCGCTTACGATCAGCGTGGCAGCGGCCCCGTCAGTGGTCTGGGAGGAATTTCCCGCTGTAACGGATCCGTTTGCGGCAAAAACCGGACGAAGCTTGCCAAGCCCCTCAATGGTAGTGACCTCCCGGATGCCGTCGTCAAAATCCTGGACAAAGGTCTGCTCTTCCCACTGGCCGTCTTTTTCCACGAAGCGGGAGGCCGGGGTGGGAACGAGCTCCTTGTAAAGTCCGTTCTTTTTGGCATTTGCCGCTTTCATCTGAGAATGATAGGCAAACTCGTCCTGCATTTCCCGACTGACATTGTAACGGTTGGCCACGTTTTCCGCGGTAATGCCCATGGAAACGTAGACATCCGGATTTTCCTTTGCCATCTTGGGATGCGGGCGGGGCATGTTGCCGCCCATGGGCACAATGCTCATGGATTCAATGCCGCCGCCGATGGCCACGTCACACCATCCGCTTTTGATGCGCATGGCCTGAAGCGAAATGGCTTCCAGTCCCGAGGAGCAGAAACGATTGACCGTGGCCCCGCAGGTTGAGTCCGGAAAACCGGCCATCTGGGCGATAATACGTCCGATATTAAGCCCCTGCTGGGCTTCGGGAAACGAACACCCGATCATCAGGTCTTCCACATCCTTTTTGTCCAGATTGGGGGTTTTTTCCATGACAGCTTCTATCACGGTCTTGAGCAGATCCTCCGGCCGTGTCTGGGCCAATGCGCCTTTGCCCCTCCGGCAGCCCGGCGTGCGGAGCGATGTGACAATATAGGCTTCTCTCATCTGTATATCCTCCTAACTTTCAGTTATTATATCTGTTACAGGAACAAGGGCTTGCCCGTTTTCATCATGTGCTCTGCCATCTGCTGGGTCTGCTCTGTGCGCCAGAGATCCACAAAGGCTTCGCGCTCCAGCTTGAGCAGATAATCCTCGGCAACCGGGGTGCCTGCGGGCACGTCCCCGCCGGCTAAGCAGTAGCAGGCCCGCTTGGCAATGGTTTCCATGTGCGGGGTGATGTATCCGCCCGATTTCATATTCAGCATTTCAGACCAGATCATGCCCTGGCCCTCACGGCCGAACACCGGGAATTTTTCCTTGCGCGGCGGTGCGTAGCAGTCATCAACCATCTTGAGCACTTCCTTTTTGGCCTCACCGATGAGCAAGTCCTTGTTGAACACGATCCGGTCTGCAGGACGCAGAAAACCGGCATTTCTGGCTTCTGCCGCAGATCCGGAAACCTTTGCCTGGGCCACCTGCATAAACGCCTGGACAAAAAATCCGGAGTAATCGGTGATCTTGGCAATCTGGGGTTTGTACTTGATGTAGTTCTGCCACAGGTGCATCATGCCCGCACCACCGGGCACCAGACCCGCGCCGACTTCCACCAGACCCATGAACAGGTCGGCATTGGCCACCACGCGGTCGGCCGCCAGGCACATCTCGCATCCGCCGCCCAGGGCCAGGCCGAACGGGGCGGCCACCACCGGGTAGGGGGCGTACTTGGAGGCCAGGATGCTTTGGTGCACGGTCTTGATGAAATCATCGATTTCAGAGAACTTGCCCTCTTTTGCCAGTCCCAGCATAAAGCCCAGGTCCCCGCCTGCGGAAAACGGAGCCGGCATGCCCGAGGCCTGGTTGCCCACAACCACACCCACGCCGTTTTCAGCCACGTATTGGTGGGCTTCGATCATAAACTCGATCATTTCGCGGTTGACCGCGTTCATCTTGGAATGAAACTCGATATCAAAAACACCGTCGCCAAGATCGATCAGCGAGCAGGAGCCTGAGGTTTTGACCACCTTGTTTTCCTGGCGCAGATTATAGAGACTGATCTGCTTTTCACTGACCGGCACGGGCTTATAGGCGCCAGAGGCAAAATCATAGAAATATTTTTTGCCGTCCTGGATCTTGTAGAAGGTCTCATTGCCTGCATCCAGAAACTTCTTGAT is from Desulfosalsimonas propionicica and encodes:
- a CDS encoding rubredoxin-like domain-containing protein, producing the protein MKKWRCTVCNYIHEGDQPPETCPVCGADKSKFVEVSDAEAKEIQAKKSEKQLEREKAMAEKAKAQSPGSKQKSQTGQSASGQKGSGKKGWIEFANGQMIRHHAHPVSVHIPNGVLPVSVLFVLLALWCTGQGFATAAFYNSVVVLIAMPAVLYTGYNAWQRKYGGSWTTIFIFKIITALIVTVTCLLVVIWYVVNPEILSGGAARQAGFVFLNLIMLAAAVVAGLIGGKLVFKD
- a CDS encoding pyridoxamine 5'-phosphate oxidase family protein produces the protein MQKDLKSYFEETEGTGIMATADAAGNVNAAVYARPHVLEDGSVAMIMRDRLTRKNLLENPKASFLFMEKGPGYKGCRLYLTRTGEESDVEKIRSMKRRCPTTDADPDNTDLYLVTFRVDKTLPLIGAGDGK
- a CDS encoding 6-phosphofructokinase — translated: MTEKSTWSLKSFMAQADVGKTVSSASSALSERLGFIPPVCEVFKSPFIRLETENRYGFQIHPSARESLPDIIDNPVEGIVGADQPDPAAKPSDRRLNIGIVFSGGPAPGGHNVIAGVFDAMFAANENSRLFGFLLGPDGILENNYMEITREKVDAYRNLGGFTMIGTGRSKIDTPDKMALARQHCLDLNLDALVIVGGDDSNTNAAFMAQEFFNDGIQVIGVPKTIDGDIQVRDKNSELLCAMSFGFHTAARAFAHNVSGLCADCSSDVKYWHICKVMGRVASHLALEVGLQVHPNITLIGEEVADFIDEERIEKAREQGTVDYTAYGMTLRHVSRLICDGIVKRAAAGKNYGVIVMPEGLLEFINEIQVFIIKLNTIIADYNQTHDTDFHSDFPTLDDKLDHLRRMARMARENHIFTVWNTRDDDLFNVLPPFFQEGLLTERDSHGNFQFSQVETDKVIMGLVKDYLKTLAEQGVYKIGIERGWYARTMEKGGLDPKTYGRALFQNFDTDDAFLLVKKSAVSVKTLKQTLAREGVLDESKDIPKPIDKIYKASMPKFKTQNHFYGYDGRGNDPTWFDCTYTYNLGRTVFALIACGATGQMAAIKNLEKDFSDWTPLGIPIAPLMHLEERKGKLALVLEKSLVDIEAPAFRVFSAMREKWLAAEPGPDCYRRPGPIRYSGESEDSRPITLVLNELGRQ
- a CDS encoding Mrp/NBP35 family ATP-binding protein, giving the protein MEKCQQGGCDSQQAQQQQQQQQQQQQEQSVKETLAKIKNKFVVMSGKGGVGKTSVSVNLAMALAEKGYQVGIMDVDVHGPDVPRMLGLSGMLTGDGKKLAPMRYSDHLAAISIEGLMPDKDSAVIWRGPLKHSAITQFVSDVDWGELDFLIVDSPPGTGDEPMSVAQTIPDAQAIIVTTPQEVALSDVRKSINFCSKVEMPVFGVIENMSGYACPHCGETIELFGSGGGEKTAQQFGLNFLGRIPFDANMVKSGDAGQSYMRAYADSAVTQAFDRIVEQMGKLIQS
- a CDS encoding DUF134 domain-containing protein, which encodes MGRPHKKRNVAYNPNVSYFKPRGIPMKELSESVLTVDECEAIRLADYEGFSHEAAGELMGVSRATFGRIIEQARKVVADALINGRAIRIEGGSYRFVDTERRFGCKVCNHQWVLPCGTGRPENCPECGDMQVGRVGPSESKPSECR
- the hisD gene encoding histidinol dehydrogenase, encoding MKIYDYPSAEAENRIQAIVNRGLDAGAADYQNVAAIIGDVRTRGDEAVMEYTNRFDAPGMEISGLRVTDTEMEAARNFVSSEFLSALDTAASQIEAFHRRQVRNSWFTADRQGVVLGQLTNPVDAAGVYVPGAKGGTTPLVSSVLMGAIPAAIAGVSRVVMVTPPMEDGTINAHLLAAADRVGVTEIYKTGSAWAVAALAHGTKTIAPVDVIVGPGNIYVTLAKKIVSAFVGVDMIAGPSEILVVADETADPGFIAADLLSQAEHDPLSSAILVATSRELVQSVKSEVQHQLAGLSRKQIAEQSIEDFGAVFVVGDISAAMALSNRIAPEHLELQIRDPFAWLPLVKNAGAVFLGAYTPEPVGDYMAGPNHVLPTGGSARFSSALSVDCFVKQSSVVYYSKDAFEREADAIAGLAEIEGLSAHAASIRQRLKS
- the serC gene encoding 3-phosphoserine/phosphohydroxythreonine transaminase; the protein is MEVNRICNFNAGPAALPEPVLQELQENVLNFQNCCMSILEISHRSNDFDNVINDAVARTKRLLGIGDNYHVLFLQGGASLQFAMIPMNFLAEGRTADYINTGTWSTKAIKEAQIQKKNFNVAASSEDRNFAYIPKEFSFNPDATFVHITSNNTIKGTQWDQFPDTGDVPLIADMSSDFMCRPIDMSKFGMIYVGAQKNIGPAGVCMVIVRDDMLKLIPDGLPTMLDYRTHVEKNSMYNTPPCFAIYTVQLVLKWLEETVGGLGEMEKINRKKAELLYAAFDESDFYKGTADLDSRSMMNVTFRLPSEELEKKFIDQAAQNGLGGLKGHRSVGGCRASIYNATTVENVEKLISFMKEFENRNK
- a CDS encoding thiolase family protein, which codes for MREAYIVTSLRTPGCRRGKGALAQTRPEDLLKTVIEAVMEKTPNLDKKDVEDLMIGCSFPEAQQGLNIGRIIAQMAGFPDSTCGATVNRFCSSGLEAISLQAMRIKSGWCDVAIGGGIESMSIVPMGGNMPRPHPKMAKENPDVYVSMGITAENVANRYNVSREMQDEFAYHSQMKAANAKKNGLYKELVPTPASRFVEKDGQWEEQTFVQDFDDGIREVTTIEGLGKLRPVFAANGSVTAGNSSQTTDGAAATLIVSEEALKKYNLEPIAKVKTYTVAGCRADEMGVGPAYAIPKVLDMAGLKVEDIGIFEVNEAFASQAIYCLQQLGMYDDKSLWTSDSDKRIVNVNGGAIALGHPLGCTGAKLCAQVINEMKERGVKYGVESMCIGGGMGAAAVFELV